A part of Aegilops tauschii subsp. strangulata cultivar AL8/78 chromosome 2, Aet v6.0, whole genome shotgun sequence genomic DNA contains:
- the LOC109779247 gene encoding hydroquinone glucosyltransferase, whose translation MESFTNTAPTPPKAPQRPHVVLLPSPGAGHLIPMAELARRLVELGFSATILTFTNLSAPVDADRLTPCLPASVAVAALPAVQMDDLPANVHEGRVLAELARRSLPNIRTLVHSINSTTLLAAVVLDFLCPMALPIAAELGVPGYIFFPSNLAMVALTRHIVELHEGAAPGEYRDVAVPLELPGGVSLCGADIPDAFRASFTNPRYAKLVELVRSYRLADGILVNTFYEMELGTAEAFKRLEQAAGAFFFPPVFPVGPFVRRPDPDEAAAGASSPCLEWLDRQPVGSVVYVAFGSGGALPVEQTAELAAGLEASGQRFLWVVRMPSLDGGNGHCRGDGDYDDPLTWLPKGFLERTRGRGLAVAAWAPQVRVLSHPATAVFVSHCGWNSTLESVGCGVPMLAWPLYAEQGMNAVILEEKLGVALRVPPAREDDRCLVTRHEIATAVKELVEGGQKLRRRAESLQKAAAGAWSPEGPSRRALEEVAVKLKAALGREK comes from the coding sequence ATGGAGTCGTTCACCAACACTGCCCCCACGCCACCCAAAGCGCCGCAGCGGCCGCACGTCGTGCTTCTGCCCAGCCCCGGCGCCGGCCACCTCATTCCAATGGCCGAGCTGGCGCGGCGGCTCGTGGAGCTCGGCTTCTCGGCCACGATCCTCACCTTCACCAATCTCTCTGCCCCAGTAGATGCAGATCGGCTCACCCCGTGCCTCCCGGCCTCCGTTGCCGTCGCCGCGCTCCCCGCCGTCCAGATGGACGACCTCCCCGCCAACGTCCACGAGGGCAGAGTGCTCGCGGAGCTCGCCCGCCGCTCCCTCCCCAACATCCGCACCCTCGTTCACTCCATCAACTCCACCACCCTGCTCGCCGCAGTCGTGCTGGACTTCCTCTGCCCCATGGCGCTGCCCATCGCCGCCGAGCTCGGCGTCCCCGGATACATCTTCTTCCCTAGCAACCTGGCCATGGTCGCCCTCACGCGCCACATCGTCGAGCTCCACGAGGGCGCCGCCCCGGGCGAGTACCGCGACGTCGCGGTGCCTCTCGAGCTTCCCGGCGGCGTGTCGCTGTGCGGCGCCGACATCCCGGACGCGTTCCGCGCCAGTTTCACGAACCCGCGTTACGCGAAACTTGTCGAGTTGGTCCGGAGCTATCGCCTCGCCGATGGCATACTGGTGAACACGTTCTACGAGATGGAACTTGGCACCGCGGAAGCCTTCAAGCGGCTGGAGCAAGCTGCGGGCGCGTTCTTCTTCCCGCCGGTCTTCCCGGTGGGGCCATTCGTCCGGCGGCCAGATCCCGACGAAGCCGCCGCGGGCGCGTCGTCGCCATGCTTGGAGTGGCTTGATCGTCAGCCGGTCGGCTCCGTCGTGTACGTCGCCTTCGGGAGCGGCGGAGCACTTCCCGTGGAGCagacggccgagctcgcggccggGCTGGAGGCGAGCGGCCAAAGGTTTCTTTGGGTCGTGCGGATGCCAAGCCTCGACGGCGGCAACGGCCATTGCCGCGGCGACGGAGACTATGACGATCCATTGACGTGGCTCCCTAAGGGCTTCTTGGAGAGGACGAGAGGCAGGGGCCTAGCCGTGGCGGCGTGGGCGCCTCAGGTGCGCGTGCTGTCCCACCCCGCGACCGCCGTCTTCGTGTCACACTGCGGATGGAACTCGACGCTGGAGAGCGTGGGGTGCGGTGTGCCGATGCTCGCGTGGCCGCTGTACGCGGAGCAGGGGATGAACGCCGTTATCCTGGAAGAGAAGCTCGGGGTGGCCCTGCGGGTGCCGCCAGCGCGCGAGGACGATCGATGCTTGGTGACGCGCCACGAGATCGCCACCGCCGTGAAGGAGCTCGTGGAGGGGGGCCAAAAGTTGCGGCGCCGGGCCGAGAGCCTGCAGAAAGCGGCAGCAGGTGCGTGGTCACCAGAGGGGCCGTCGCGCCGGGCGCTCGAGGAGGTCGCCGTCAAGTTGAAGGCGGCGCTTGGCAGAGAGAAGTGA